TGCTGAAGTACTTAAGTTCAAGAAGCGAGCGCATCCTTCCTTTTATGGATGATCCCGGTATATACGGGACCTCATAATCCCTGTCTTTCCATCGGATCTCAACGGTAATAACGGGTGAATCCGCCCCGCCTATGCCAACCTTCTCCTGTCCACCGCCTATGTGCATTCCGGTTCTAAGCTCTATCGAGTAATGTTTCACCAATATATCTTTAAGCATCGAATCAACCATCCCTATCACCTCTATTGTTTTTCCTTTGAATAGGCTATAACCGCCTGAAAAACATCGGAAAATCTATCGAGTCTTTTCACCAAATCATCGTCGCTACCGTCTATGACAGCTTTAATCATTTCCTGTAGCTTTTCTATAAAAGGTTCCGCATCTCTTGCGTTTCGCAAAGAATACTGCAGAAGAGGTATCATGATTGCAAGTTTCGCCTTTATCTCATCTCTGTTTGCTTTCTGATTGTTT
This Thermoplasma sp. Kam2015 DNA region includes the following protein-coding sequences:
- the csm2 gene encoding type III-A CRISPR-associated protein Csm2; the protein is MMGNNPRNNKQQFGGNYQGQSNVGNIIDYIKKGDTSKIVEIFGSNGDIKNLVRSPVITKTQLRKFYDPIVALRDSVVNNQKANRDEIKAKLAIMIPLLQYSLRNARDAEPFIEKLQEMIKAVIDGSDDDLVKRLDRFSDVFQAVIAYSKEKQ